In Aliiglaciecola sp. LCG003, a genomic segment contains:
- the map gene encoding type I methionyl aminopeptidase: MALTITIKTPDEVEKMRVAGRLAADVLQMIGPHVKKGVTTDELNQICHDYIVNEQQAIPAPLNYGHPPFPKSICTSVNHVICHGIPADKKLKDGDIINIDVTVIKDGYHGDTSKMFVVGKPSIMAERLIRITQESLYKAIKLVKPGTRLGDIGNIIQQHAEKHNYTIVREYCGHGIGANFHEEPQVVHYGRPNTGEELLEGMCFTIEPMINAGKRYSKILPDQWTVVTKDRSLSAQWEHTLLVTSNGVEILTLRDDEEIDRVISH; the protein is encoded by the coding sequence ATAGCTTTGACAATTACTATCAAAACACCAGATGAAGTTGAAAAAATGCGCGTTGCTGGCCGTTTAGCCGCTGACGTGTTGCAAATGATCGGTCCCCATGTCAAAAAAGGTGTGACCACTGATGAGCTCAACCAAATTTGTCATGATTATATTGTGAATGAGCAACAAGCGATTCCTGCGCCATTAAACTATGGACACCCACCCTTTCCCAAGTCGATTTGCACCTCAGTAAACCATGTCATCTGCCATGGCATTCCAGCCGACAAAAAACTTAAAGATGGTGACATCATTAATATAGATGTGACCGTCATAAAAGACGGTTATCACGGTGACACCTCTAAAATGTTTGTTGTGGGTAAACCCAGCATTATGGCGGAAAGGCTCATTCGTATTACCCAAGAAAGCCTGTACAAAGCGATTAAGCTGGTGAAACCAGGTACTCGTTTAGGTGATATTGGCAATATCATTCAACAACATGCAGAAAAGCACAATTACACCATAGTTCGGGAATACTGCGGTCATGGAATTGGCGCCAATTTCCACGAAGAGCCACAGGTGGTGCACTACGGACGCCCAAATACGGGTGAAGAATTATTAGAAGGCATGTGTTTTACCATTGAACCAATGATTAATGCCGGTAAACGCTATTCTAAAATTCTCCCTGACCAATGGACAGTCGTAACCAAAGATCGCAGTTTAAGTGCCCAGTGGGAACACACACTATTAGTTACTTCTAATGGCGTAGAGATTTTAACTTTGCGTGATGATGAAGAGATTGACCGCGTCATTAGCCATTAA
- the glnD gene encoding [protein-PII] uridylyltransferase codes for MSIQQLVENVYKIQDINDLKGFKQCVADSYVWLDKEFENVSVDQLVHDRARFVDALLCHAWTLIGLHKQKGLALVAVGGYGRGQLQPYSDVDLLILSEKSLSTASQEKVSSFITLLWDIKLDIGQSVRTVKETFNLGKSDTTIATNLVESRLLTGSSNTFENLQKKLTGKGYISSKDFFTAKYQEQKNRHSKFNDTSYNLEPNVKENPGCLRDIQSIGWVAKQHFNVWNGRELVEHGYFTESEWAELIECRSHLWRIRFALHMVSGRSENRLLFDYQADVAARLGYGDGKPAVEKMMKAFFRIVRRVSELNEMLLQYFRQDILDLKVKQLKVINENFELADGLMACRHEDVFSSPADTLRFLLLVANTPQCEGLHSSCLRQLRNARRKFSNQYFFEITECRLVFMQLMRHQNFFGLGWDLMHRHGILQAYLPEWDHIVGMMQFDLFHAYTVDEHTHRLVKNVFRYHDENNKEFPRCKRIVREADKPELLYLAAIFHDIGKGRNGDHSVLGAQDVMRFCEHHNINGEDAELVRWLVESHLLMSVVAQRRDIYDPDIIGEFAAAVKSHNHLNHLYALTLADIRATNNNLWNDWKASLLRELFLLTQKALDNGLQCGVTLLERVNRHQIEARTLLNNQGIDAADIDQFWRRLNNDYFARFSPTQLAWHTQEVAKATHKESNELTVALNDSTAKAGTELLVYGKNRPALFAQIASVLDSRNCSIHDAQITITKDDYVFDSFILLEQDGSRISSPSRMKSLQQAIETQLEKPGREHSNERKMSRRMKQLDVPTKVRFYQSSSDVTMMELEALDAPGLLAKIGHLFVELQLTLHMAKISTIGERAEDLFIIANQSEQALTTEQQVQLKNRLTQLLDQPQNSGETCPT; via the coding sequence TTGTCAATTCAGCAACTCGTTGAAAACGTTTACAAAATACAAGATATCAACGATTTAAAGGGCTTCAAACAATGTGTTGCAGACAGCTATGTTTGGCTCGACAAAGAATTTGAGAACGTTTCAGTCGATCAATTAGTACACGATAGAGCTAGATTCGTCGACGCACTTTTATGCCATGCTTGGACACTAATAGGCTTACATAAACAAAAAGGCCTAGCCCTGGTTGCCGTTGGCGGTTATGGGCGCGGACAACTGCAACCTTATTCAGATGTGGATTTACTAATTTTAAGTGAAAAGTCCTTATCTACAGCCAGCCAAGAAAAGGTAAGTAGTTTTATAACGCTCTTGTGGGATATTAAATTAGATATCGGCCAGTCCGTACGAACAGTTAAAGAAACCTTCAACCTTGGCAAAAGCGATACCACCATCGCGACTAACTTAGTTGAGTCAAGGCTATTAACGGGTAGTAGCAATACCTTCGAAAACCTTCAAAAAAAGTTAACAGGCAAAGGTTATATCAGTAGTAAAGACTTTTTCACTGCCAAATATCAAGAACAAAAAAATCGCCACAGCAAATTCAATGACACGTCATATAATTTAGAGCCAAACGTTAAAGAAAATCCGGGCTGTTTACGAGATATCCAATCTATAGGCTGGGTAGCCAAACAACACTTCAATGTATGGAATGGCCGTGAATTAGTTGAACATGGTTACTTCACCGAAAGCGAATGGGCAGAGTTGATAGAATGCCGCAGCCATTTATGGCGGATTCGATTTGCCTTGCATATGGTATCAGGGCGCAGCGAAAACCGTTTGTTGTTTGATTACCAAGCGGATGTGGCGGCGCGTCTAGGATACGGTGACGGCAAGCCTGCAGTGGAAAAAATGATGAAAGCGTTTTTCCGCATCGTGCGCCGCGTGAGCGAACTCAATGAAATGCTATTGCAATATTTTCGCCAAGACATTCTAGACTTGAAAGTCAAACAGCTTAAGGTAATAAATGAAAACTTTGAACTTGCTGATGGCTTAATGGCTTGTCGCCATGAAGATGTTTTTTCTAGTCCCGCGGATACTTTGCGTTTTCTTTTGTTGGTGGCCAACACTCCACAGTGTGAGGGCTTACATTCTAGTTGTTTACGTCAACTGCGCAATGCCCGGCGTAAGTTTAGTAATCAATACTTTTTTGAGATAACCGAATGTCGCCTGGTATTTATGCAATTAATGCGTCATCAAAACTTCTTTGGTTTAGGTTGGGATTTAATGCACCGGCATGGCATTTTACAGGCATATTTACCTGAGTGGGATCACATTGTTGGTATGATGCAATTTGACCTATTTCATGCCTACACAGTAGATGAGCATACTCACAGATTAGTTAAGAATGTTTTTCGTTATCATGATGAAAATAATAAAGAATTCCCCCGCTGCAAACGGATCGTTCGTGAAGCCGACAAACCGGAATTACTGTATTTAGCAGCAATTTTCCATGACATTGGCAAAGGCCGTAATGGTGATCATTCGGTATTAGGCGCTCAAGACGTGATGCGCTTTTGTGAACACCATAATATAAATGGTGAAGATGCAGAACTGGTCAGATGGTTGGTAGAAAGCCATTTACTGATGTCTGTTGTGGCTCAACGTCGTGACATTTATGACCCCGATATCATCGGCGAATTTGCTGCGGCAGTTAAAAGCCACAACCATCTTAATCACTTATATGCGCTTACTTTGGCGGATATCCGTGCGACCAACAACAATCTTTGGAATGATTGGAAAGCGTCTTTATTAAGAGAGCTTTTCTTGTTAACCCAAAAGGCCTTGGATAATGGTCTACAGTGCGGCGTAACCTTGCTTGAGAGGGTGAATAGGCATCAAATTGAGGCTCGCACCTTATTAAATAACCAAGGGATAGATGCTGCCGATATTGATCAGTTTTGGCGGCGCTTGAACAATGATTATTTTGCTCGTTTCAGTCCGACCCAATTGGCATGGCATACTCAAGAAGTGGCCAAGGCAACTCATAAAGAGAGTAATGAGCTTACCGTGGCCTTGAACGACTCTACAGCGAAAGCAGGCACTGAATTACTCGTCTATGGCAAAAATCGCCCCGCCCTTTTTGCGCAGATAGCCTCTGTTTTGGACAGTCGCAACTGTTCCATTCATGACGCTCAGATCACCATAACCAAAGATGACTATGTGTTCGATAGTTTTATTCTTCTCGAGCAAGATGGTTCGCGCATTTCATCTCCGAGTCGGATGAAAAGTTTACAGCAAGCTATTGAAACTCAACTGGAAAAACCCGGCAGAGAACACAGTAACGAGCGAAAAATGTCGCGCCGTATGAAACAACTGGATGTGCCAACTAAGGTTCGGTTCTATCAAAGTAGCTCAGACGTTACTATGATGGAATTAGAAGCCTTGGACGCTCCAGGGCTGCTAGCTAAAATCGGCCACCTCTTCGTTGAATTGCAACTGACATTGCATATGGCAAAAATTTCGACCATAGGGGAACGGGCAGAAGATTTATTTATAATCGCTAATCAGAGCGAACAAGCCCTCACGACAGAACAACAGGTTCAACTTAAGAATCGTTTAACTCAACTATTAGATCAACCTCAAAACAGCGGTGAAACATGTCCGACCTAA
- the dapD gene encoding 2,3,4,5-tetrahydropyridine-2,6-dicarboxylate N-succinyltransferase — MSDLKNQIESAFENRASITAATVDQQTRSAVQKAIAMLNSGEARVAEKIAGEWVVHQWLKKAVLLFFRINDNDVMDGAESRFFDKVPLKYTDYTKAQFEADGVRIVPPAAVRTGSFVGKNVVVMPSYVNIGAYVGEGTMVDTWATVGSCAQIGKNVHLSGGVGIGGVLEPLQANPTIIEDNCFIGARSEIVEGVIVEEGSVISMGVYIGQSTRIYDRETGEVHYGRVPAGSVVVSGSIPSKDGKYSLYAAVIVKKVDAQTRSKVGINALLRAAE, encoded by the coding sequence ATGTCCGACCTAAAAAACCAAATAGAAAGTGCATTTGAAAATAGAGCCTCGATTACGGCAGCAACCGTCGATCAACAAACCCGTTCAGCAGTGCAAAAAGCCATTGCGATGCTTAACTCAGGTGAAGCTAGAGTCGCCGAGAAAATTGCTGGTGAATGGGTAGTTCATCAGTGGTTGAAAAAAGCGGTGCTGTTATTCTTTCGCATCAACGACAATGATGTGATGGACGGAGCTGAAAGTCGCTTTTTTGATAAAGTTCCGTTGAAATACACAGATTACACCAAAGCCCAATTCGAAGCTGACGGCGTCAGAATCGTGCCTCCTGCAGCGGTCAGAACTGGCTCTTTTGTCGGTAAAAATGTGGTAGTTATGCCATCCTATGTCAACATAGGAGCTTATGTGGGCGAGGGTACTATGGTAGATACTTGGGCGACTGTGGGTTCATGCGCTCAAATCGGTAAAAATGTGCACCTTTCCGGTGGCGTAGGTATTGGTGGTGTACTTGAGCCGCTTCAAGCAAACCCGACCATTATTGAAGACAACTGTTTTATCGGTGCTCGCTCTGAAATTGTAGAAGGGGTGATAGTCGAAGAAGGTTCAGTTATTTCAATGGGCGTTTATATTGGCCAAAGCACACGCATTTATGACCGCGAGACCGGCGAGGTCCATTATGGCCGCGTACCTGCTGGCTCTGTTGTGGTTTCTGGCAGCATACCAAGCAAAGATGGAAAATATAGTCTTTACGCTGCGGTAATCGTGAAAAAAGTTGATGCACAAACTCGTTCAAAAGTGGGTATTAATGCATTGCTCAGGGCCGCAGAATAA
- a CDS encoding IS110 family transposase, with protein MKLKTITIDLAKTVFQVCGVNEHIKPQFNKKLKRTELLDFMRQQPPTLVVMEACYSSHYWGREIAKLGHDTKLIPAQHVTPFVRGNKNDHNDAFAIAEASQRSHIRFVPVKSEQQQEINCLHRIRERLIRNKTALSNQIRGLLSEFGVIFPCGHVALCAGLAQVIDSEQRSNQLRTMMRALKAEYEDTRSRIKAIEQQLHHFVNNSESGKILLSIPGIGFINASAFLAAIDKGQAFNNPKEFAVWLGLTPKQHASGNISKMGGITKRGDRYLRKQLVHGARSVVSRAAQRTDPLSLWATKLRVTKPFNKVAVAVAHRLARLIWILLTRQEHYRVTSSQVSA; from the coding sequence ATGAAGCTTAAAACAATTACCATCGATTTGGCAAAGACTGTATTTCAAGTGTGCGGAGTAAATGAACATATTAAACCGCAATTTAATAAGAAATTAAAACGGACTGAGCTACTTGATTTTATGCGCCAACAACCACCTACGTTGGTGGTGATGGAAGCCTGTTATTCATCGCATTACTGGGGGCGTGAAATTGCTAAATTAGGTCATGATACCAAGCTTATACCAGCCCAACATGTCACGCCTTTTGTGCGAGGCAACAAGAATGACCATAACGATGCTTTTGCCATAGCAGAAGCCAGCCAGCGCTCACATATCCGCTTTGTCCCCGTAAAATCTGAGCAACAGCAAGAAATTAATTGCTTGCATCGAATTCGAGAGCGCTTAATTAGAAACAAAACGGCCCTGAGTAACCAGATACGCGGGTTGTTAAGTGAATTTGGGGTAATATTTCCTTGTGGCCACGTGGCCTTGTGTGCAGGATTAGCCCAAGTAATTGATAGCGAACAACGCAGTAACCAGTTGAGAACCATGATGCGCGCGTTAAAGGCAGAATATGAAGACACACGCTCTCGCATCAAGGCCATTGAGCAGCAATTGCATCACTTTGTTAATAACAGTGAAAGTGGCAAAATATTGCTCAGCATCCCAGGGATTGGTTTCATTAATGCCTCAGCGTTTTTAGCCGCCATTGATAAAGGCCAGGCGTTTAATAATCCCAAAGAATTTGCCGTGTGGTTAGGGCTGACGCCTAAACAACACGCCTCAGGCAATATCAGTAAGATGGGCGGCATTACCAAACGCGGAGACCGTTATTTACGTAAACAACTGGTACATGGTGCGCGGTCTGTCGTGAGTCGTGCCGCGCAAAGAACTGATCCGTTATCACTGTGGGCCACTAAACTTCGCGTTACCAAGCCGTTTAATAAAGTGGCAGTCGCCGTCGCCCATCGTTTAGCACGTTTAATCTGGATATTGCTCACACGTCAGGAGCACTATCGCGTTACGTCCTCACAAGTGAGCGCATAA
- a CDS encoding transposase — protein sequence MPLARKRQISLIDTPFYHCVSRCVRRAFLCGEDMLTGKSYEYRRQWVEDRLLFLSRVFCIDVCAYAVMSNHTHVVLHVNQDEAKQLSDQEVIIRWQKLHKTTLLVQQFMNDDSEATDNAQQITLDATIAIYRRRLFDISWFMRELNEPIARQANAEDNCTGHFWEGRFKSQALLDEHALAACMVYVDLNPIRVNMATLPETSKHTSIQRRILSLKKGYQPRALMPFVGNHANNKPSALNFDLIDYIQLVETTGRCIAPQKSGTIDITVSPILRRLGIDESHWLTLSQCFESCFSVAAGQPQSMNRYKHHTKRKRILGIAVFP from the coding sequence ATGCCTCTAGCTAGAAAGCGCCAAATCAGTTTGATTGATACGCCCTTTTACCACTGCGTTTCTCGCTGTGTTCGTCGTGCATTTTTGTGTGGGGAAGATATGCTCACAGGCAAAAGCTATGAATACCGCCGCCAATGGGTTGAAGACCGTTTGCTCTTTTTATCAAGGGTATTTTGTATTGATGTTTGTGCATATGCGGTGATGAGTAATCACACCCATGTTGTATTGCATGTGAATCAAGATGAAGCCAAGCAACTTAGTGACCAAGAAGTAATTATTCGTTGGCAAAAATTGCATAAGACCACGTTACTCGTACAACAATTTATGAATGACGACAGCGAAGCCACAGACAATGCTCAACAAATAACTTTGGACGCGACAATTGCAATATACCGGCGACGTTTGTTCGATATCAGTTGGTTTATGCGCGAGCTCAACGAGCCTATTGCACGCCAAGCCAATGCTGAGGATAACTGCACCGGTCATTTCTGGGAGGGTCGGTTTAAATCACAGGCACTCTTAGATGAACACGCGTTAGCCGCCTGTATGGTTTATGTGGATTTAAACCCTATTCGTGTCAACATGGCTACGCTCCCTGAAACATCTAAACACACAAGTATTCAACGCCGTATACTCAGTTTAAAAAAAGGCTATCAACCTAGAGCACTGATGCCTTTTGTGGGAAATCATGCTAATAACAAACCTTCAGCATTGAATTTTGATTTAATCGACTACATTCAATTAGTTGAGACAACCGGGCGGTGTATTGCCCCACAAAAATCAGGTACGATTGACATCACTGTGTCTCCCATTTTGCGACGTTTAGGTATAGATGAAAGCCATTGGCTAACACTAAGCCAATGTTTTGAAAGCTGCTTTAGTGTCGCGGCTGGTCAGCCCCAATCCATGAATCGCTATAAACATCACACTAAGCGAAAACGTATCCTAGGCATAGCCGTTTTTCCCTAA
- a CDS encoding YceI family protein: MLKYLKLGTLLLSSALSLNLTAAEMTYQIDPTHTSIVASWSHFGFSNPTASLSGASGKIVFDQQAPEKSSITVTLPVTSIDTYVEKLTSEFLDKDYFDTSRFPDAKFVSTKVSKTGESTFDVVGELTIKGVTKAVVFHATLNKTGLHPMTQKAAIGFDAHAEIQRSDFGLAQYVPNVGDAVKITITTEAQVE; encoded by the coding sequence ATGTTAAAATATTTAAAGCTCGGAACACTGCTACTTTCTAGCGCACTAAGTTTGAATCTTACTGCTGCCGAGATGACCTATCAAATTGATCCCACTCACACCAGTATAGTTGCATCTTGGAGTCATTTTGGATTCTCAAATCCTACCGCTTCGTTATCCGGGGCAAGTGGAAAGATTGTTTTCGATCAGCAAGCTCCTGAAAAATCTAGTATCACTGTTACTTTACCAGTCACTTCGATAGATACTTATGTGGAAAAATTGACCAGCGAATTTTTAGATAAAGACTATTTTGATACCAGCCGTTTTCCAGATGCAAAGTTTGTCAGCACTAAGGTGAGCAAGACAGGTGAGAGTACCTTTGATGTAGTGGGTGAGCTAACAATTAAGGGCGTTACAAAAGCGGTGGTATTTCATGCCACATTGAACAAAACAGGCTTGCATCCAATGACACAAAAAGCAGCGATTGGCTTTGATGCACATGCCGAAATTCAGCGTTCTGACTTTGGACTAGCTCAATATGTACCTAATGTAGGCGATGCAGTGAAGATCACTATTACTACCGAAGCTCAAGTTGAATAA
- a CDS encoding flavodoxin domain-containing protein: MVELGIFVGSVYGNSQHVAEQVEEMIAGKGHSVEVFTDPSIDDFKQTKSVLIISSTTGQGDIPPNLEFFVMDLRDKMPLMEHKPFAVAGLGDSSYGETFCGAGRQIFEVMLELQGKPVADLLIVDAMETLEPENEVVPWIEALLPKLLS, encoded by the coding sequence ATGGTAGAGTTAGGGATCTTTGTCGGCTCGGTATACGGCAATTCACAGCATGTGGCTGAACAAGTTGAAGAAATGATTGCCGGCAAAGGACATAGTGTGGAAGTGTTCACTGATCCAAGCATTGATGACTTTAAACAGACCAAGTCTGTGTTAATTATTAGCTCTACTACGGGGCAGGGAGATATCCCGCCTAATTTAGAATTTTTCGTGATGGACTTACGGGATAAAATGCCATTGATGGAGCATAAACCCTTTGCTGTTGCGGGTTTGGGGGATAGCAGCTATGGAGAGACTTTTTGTGGTGCTGGGCGGCAAATATTCGAAGTTATGCTAGAGCTACAAGGCAAGCCAGTTGCAGATTTACTAATTGTTGATGCGATGGAAACCTTAGAGCCGGAAAATGAAGTAGTTCCTTGGATTGAAGCGCTACTGCCAAAGCTGTTAAGTTAA
- the truC gene encoding tRNA pseudouridine(65) synthase TruC, with the protein MILPIVYQDEYIVAIDKPAGLLVHRSMLDKHETLFAMQILRDQLGQHVFPVHRLDRPTSGVLLFALSSEIARNLTEQFSAKNIAKTYFAIVRGHSPEQGHIDYALKEKLDKIADKKARQDKEPQQAQTDFVTLKQVEVPFAVGRYQTARYSLVKLHPLTGRKHQLRRHMAHIRHPIVGDTTHGDGKQNQFIRQQYGFEGMALTCQQMIIEHPVELKKLVLRSQFDARMANLLLNWDISSEQLQHII; encoded by the coding sequence ATGATTTTACCTATTGTCTATCAAGATGAATATATTGTTGCCATCGATAAACCCGCTGGACTGTTGGTGCATCGGAGTATGTTGGATAAACATGAAACCTTGTTCGCTATGCAAATATTGCGCGACCAGTTAGGTCAGCATGTATTTCCGGTGCATCGCCTCGATAGACCCACATCTGGAGTATTGCTGTTTGCGCTCTCTTCAGAAATTGCACGGAATTTAACCGAACAGTTTAGCGCCAAAAATATTGCTAAGACGTATTTTGCCATTGTCCGTGGGCACAGCCCTGAGCAGGGTCATATAGATTATGCATTAAAAGAAAAGCTCGATAAGATTGCGGATAAAAAGGCGCGGCAAGACAAGGAACCGCAACAAGCCCAGACTGATTTTGTGACTCTAAAACAGGTTGAAGTTCCCTTCGCTGTTGGGCGCTATCAAACCGCACGTTATTCTCTGGTGAAGTTGCATCCATTGACAGGACGTAAGCATCAGTTACGTCGCCATATGGCACATATTCGCCATCCAATTGTTGGAGACACTACTCATGGAGATGGTAAACAAAATCAATTCATCCGGCAGCAGTATGGTTTTGAAGGAATGGCACTGACCTGTCAGCAAATGATAATTGAACATCCGGTTGAGCTTAAAAAATTAGTATTACGTAGCCAATTTGATGCACGAATGGCAAATCTATTGTTAAATTGGGACATCAGTTCTGAACAATTACAACACATCATCTAG
- a CDS encoding YqcC family protein yields the protein MKTSQNKSIVLRQKLPVLLDNLRDILQIHDLWSSTVPSEQAMGSRAPFACDSMPLENWLQFVFLPKLEHLLEQQQRLPENLAILPIAQIAFSAKHHEPILLAIEKIDRLFNAAEYSA from the coding sequence GTGAAGACTAGTCAAAATAAAAGCATAGTATTGCGGCAAAAATTGCCCGTGTTATTAGATAATTTGCGCGATATTCTGCAAATACATGATCTTTGGAGTAGCACTGTGCCATCAGAGCAAGCTATGGGCAGTCGAGCCCCCTTTGCTTGCGACAGCATGCCGTTAGAAAATTGGCTGCAGTTTGTATTTTTACCTAAACTTGAGCATTTGCTTGAGCAACAACAGCGGTTGCCTGAAAATTTGGCGATTCTACCTATTGCACAGATTGCGTTCAGTGCTAAACACCATGAGCCAATCTTATTGGCTATCGAAAAAATTGATCGATTATTTAATGCTGCGGAGTATTCAGCATGA
- a CDS encoding DUF3549 family protein: MTKNQISSISEFLLHAGTDYRVFDMGRTIRELPSQLFLNIENASVKPQFPRAQHTWFGIVFWDKTRSSQQYIWFVKLPIDEQGLVVTAARNHFLQIIVDALGSQLENAEKSNGQLPDNPYTFVPNQQQLADFNSISRRTLKLDYSQYYQAALDYLKAPLVIDWQTLSLQGIADLAANVAEPEINELVLKQFALLPQTVQFTLLISFENQPLNPAITQQIEKFIDSNSTDAVAWQHGLRALSQTQGDSTKRMLEMALAAQVCNDHNTLEVIAGRLWQPLSENNKLMNFMHKVAEADPTHSLFEAIFRDLVQLPDSRDAMLAMLRSTDKSPALTHAVGSLFSATNRDN, encoded by the coding sequence ATGACTAAGAACCAAATATCTTCCATCAGTGAATTTTTGTTGCATGCTGGCACCGATTATCGCGTTTTCGATATGGGCAGGACCATACGAGAACTTCCCTCTCAGCTATTTTTGAATATTGAAAATGCTAGCGTTAAGCCGCAATTCCCTCGAGCACAACATACCTGGTTCGGAATAGTTTTCTGGGATAAAACTCGCTCCTCTCAACAATATATTTGGTTTGTGAAATTGCCGATTGATGAGCAGGGTTTAGTTGTAACCGCCGCCCGTAATCATTTTTTGCAGATCATCGTCGATGCCTTGGGCTCGCAGCTTGAGAATGCTGAAAAAAGTAATGGCCAACTACCCGACAACCCATACACTTTTGTGCCCAACCAGCAGCAACTAGCCGATTTTAACAGTATCAGTCGCCGCACATTAAAATTGGACTATTCACAGTATTATCAGGCCGCTTTGGATTATCTTAAAGCGCCGCTGGTCATTGACTGGCAGACATTGTCATTACAAGGTATCGCTGATTTAGCTGCAAATGTAGCTGAACCTGAAATCAACGAGCTTGTGCTCAAGCAATTTGCACTGTTACCTCAAACTGTACAATTTACGTTATTGATAAGTTTTGAAAACCAGCCCCTAAATCCAGCGATAACACAGCAGATTGAAAAATTTATTGATAGCAACTCAACTGATGCCGTTGCATGGCAACATGGTTTACGGGCGTTAAGCCAAACCCAAGGAGACAGCACTAAACGTATGCTTGAAATGGCTTTGGCTGCTCAGGTATGCAATGATCACAATACTTTGGAGGTTATCGCCGGACGTTTATGGCAACCCTTGAGTGAAAATAACAAACTTATGAATTTCATGCATAAAGTCGCCGAGGCTGACCCAACCCATAGTTTGTTTGAGGCAATTTTCCGAGACTTAGTTCAGCTCCCTGATAGCCGCGATGCTATGCTGGCTATGCTGCGTTCAACCGACAAGTCGCCCGCTTTAACCCACGCAGTAGGCAGTTTATTTTCCGCAACGAATAGAGATAATTAG
- a CDS encoding DUF3301 domain-containing protein yields the protein MQFNLFDILLFVIIAAVGFQFWRIRAISEKAKAYLEQYCDKQALQFISAARSKTRLTIYKAKLDWYTEFDFEFSSTGEESYHGLLTMRGLNIVNTELPAYRIN from the coding sequence ATGCAGTTTAACTTATTCGATATTCTACTTTTCGTTATTATTGCAGCCGTAGGCTTCCAATTTTGGCGCATCAGAGCCATCTCCGAAAAGGCCAAAGCGTATCTGGAACAATACTGCGATAAGCAGGCTTTACAATTTATTAGTGCAGCGCGGAGCAAAACCCGCCTGACAATATATAAAGCAAAATTGGATTGGTATACCGAATTTGATTTCGAATTTTCCAGCACTGGCGAAGAAAGCTACCACGGCCTGTTAACCATGCGAGGCTTAAACATAGTCAATACTGAGCTGCCAGCGTATCGTATCAATTGA
- a CDS encoding LysR family transcriptional regulator produces MADMKRIQQLDLNLLKVFESLYQEQNMTRTAERLHITPSAVSHGIKRLRDCLQDPLFQRSQNKMLPTPACQRMAPMIIDTLSRLRQILQQWGEFNPLSSQHHFRIGMHDALEPSILPRVSRLLAQRAPHVTLSSIKVERSQLKRMLAAGHVDFVFDIAMPIKLPIRHQKMLDDGFSILLDKHHWLRGGMSAEQYFDCQHISVSHRPSGAAVEDLYLQEQGLSRITSVRCQNYYAAKDMLKSANWLLTLPTSLARQLKDDGLEIVKVPFAMPAIATHLYWHQNTEQDHGLLWFRGLLTELISVKLPSQVALN; encoded by the coding sequence ATGGCGGATATGAAACGGATACAGCAACTCGATTTAAATTTACTCAAGGTATTTGAAAGCCTGTATCAAGAGCAAAATATGACACGCACCGCAGAGAGATTACATATAACACCATCTGCTGTTAGCCATGGGATCAAACGTCTGCGAGATTGTTTACAGGATCCTTTATTTCAGCGCAGTCAAAACAAAATGTTACCGACACCGGCTTGTCAGCGCATGGCGCCAATGATTATTGATACCCTAAGTCGTTTGAGGCAAATATTGCAGCAGTGGGGCGAGTTTAATCCACTATCAAGCCAACATCATTTTCGAATAGGTATGCATGACGCGTTGGAGCCTTCAATTTTGCCTCGCGTAAGTCGTTTACTGGCACAACGGGCACCGCATGTAACGCTATCGAGTATAAAGGTGGAACGAAGCCAATTAAAAAGGATGTTAGCAGCGGGCCATGTCGACTTTGTGTTTGATATAGCGATGCCAATTAAACTACCAATTCGACATCAAAAAATGCTAGATGATGGCTTTAGCATTTTGCTAGATAAACACCATTGGTTAAGGGGTGGGATGAGTGCGGAACAGTATTTTGATTGCCAACATATTAGTGTCTCGCATCGGCCAAGCGGTGCAGCTGTGGAAGATTTGTACTTACAAGAACAGGGCTTGAGCAGAATCACGTCAGTACGCTGCCAAAACTATTATGCGGCAAAAGATATGTTGAAAAGTGCTAACTGGTTGCTAACGCTACCGACTTCACTGGCGCGGCAACTCAAGGATGATGGATTGGAAATCGTAAAAGTACCTTTTGCCATGCCAGCCATTGCAACCCACTTATATTGGCATCAAAATACCGAGCAAGATCACGGGTTGCTTTGGTTCAGAGGGCTACTGACTGAACTCATTAGTGTTAAACTCCCGTCACAGGTTGCGCTTAATTAG